The proteins below are encoded in one region of Triticum aestivum cultivar Chinese Spring chromosome 1B, IWGSC CS RefSeq v2.1, whole genome shotgun sequence:
- the LOC123121523 gene encoding uncharacterized protein, with translation MAAAIRIPPTIPECGGYDDAVLLDMRCYIAYLRNDTTAWGATSSGLPIQVTLRAACPPLLSYLCVHCPGLTFIRSAPRVVATDADLVLLRVPINPTAPIDVRSWEYFLYRPRAHQLDLLPNPHPRSFHDSATALLSREDGAWYAVAALSGCCPVYEGNSDSIIGWDFHLHLYRSSDSEGWITMPMSVEELLRDKLAPLPGGVADDMLYHETTKTLTIGGERGKVAWVDLWRGIFLCDVLSERPVFQDIPLPVPARGNWGRLLQQCDPNYIRDVTISRHKDTIKYIEMEIWSPKKLMKTPDSYLEWVHGKPTVTEVIPAGWKATTWSLPVPVGSFTDWQPDCEVEVKDVTMDASDQHHYNLLSELSGSDTAPTLQNLPMAYPTISIDGDIVYLFSSTKTRHMEKLELVIAVDLRNKTFRGVAELDVQNNYVVKPAFCTSEICIYLRKSAGTSVELKRTKREAVKPVGKKEGKPTRVHVNELTCRRRPVKKSVLEVVKLLEATW, from the exons atGGCCGCCGCCATCCGGATTCCGCCTACCATTCCCGAGTGCGGCGGTTACGACGACGCCGTTCTCCTCGACATGCGGTGCTACATCGCCTACCTTCGCAACGACACCACTGCCTGGGGCGCCACGAGCAGCGGGCTGCCGATCCAGGTGACCCTCCGCGCTGCCTGCCCGCCGCTCCTCTCCTACTTGTGCGTCCATTGCCCTGGTCTGACCTTCATCCGCTCAGCGCCCAGagtcgtcgccaccgacgccgaccTCGTGCTCCTCCGCGTCCCAATCAACCCCACTGCCCCCATTGATGTACGGTCCTGGGAATACTTCTTATACAGGCCGCGAGCCCATCAGCTAGACCTACTCCCTAACCCGCACCCCAGGAGCTTCCACGACTCTGCAACCGCCCTCCTCAGCCGCGAAGATGGCGCCTGGTACGCAGTCGCCGCCCTCAGCGGTTGTTGCCCGGTGTATGAGGGCAACAGTGACTCAATCATTGGGTGGGATTTCCATCTCCACCTGTACCGCTCCTCCGATTCCGAGGGGTGGATCACCATGCCCATGTCAGTGGAGGAGCTCCTGAGGGACAAGCTTGCCCCGTTACCCGGCGGTGTGGCCGACGACATGCTGTACCACGAGACGACCAAGACGCTCACAATTGGCGGTGAGCGAGGTAAGGTCGCTTGGGTGGACCTCTGGCGTGGCATCTTCCTCTGTGACGTCCTCAGTGAGCGACCAGTTTTCCAAGACATCCCACTGCCTGTGCCAGCAAGGGGAAACTGGGGTCGTCTCCTCCAACAATGTGATCCCAACTATATCCGGGATGTTACCATCAGTCGGCACAAAGACACTATCAAGTACATTGAGATGGAAATCTGGTCACCAAAAAAGCTGATGAAGACCCCTGATTCTTATTTGGAATGGGTGCACGGTAAGCCAACCGTCACCGAGGTCATCCCTGCTGGATGGAAGGCCACAACATGGAGCCTGCCAGTACCGGTTGGTTCATTCACAGACTGGCAACCTGACTGTGAAGTTGAAGTCAAAGATGTCACCATGGATGCCAGCGACCAACATCATTATAACCTGCTGTCTGAGCTGAGCGGCAGCGACACCGCACCGACATTGCAGAACCTTCCTATGGCATACCCCACTATAAGCATAGATGGCGACATTGTCTACTTGTTTTCTAGTACGAAAACCAGGCACATGGAAAAATTGGAGTTGGTCATTGCTGTTGATCTGAGGAATAAAACCTTTCGAGGAGTAGCTGAGCTTGATGTCCAGAATAATTATGTTGTCAAACCAGCCTTCTGCACCAGTGAGATCTGCATATACCTGAGGAAGAGTGCAG GCACATCAGTAGAGCTTAAACGGACTAAAAGAGAAGCTGTTAAGCCAGTTGGCAAAAAAGAGGGTAAACCAACTAGGGTGCATGTGAATGAACTGACCTGCAGAAGGCGCCCGGTGAAGAAGAGTGTACTGGAGGTTGTTAAGCTGCTAGAAGCTACTTGGTAA